The genomic window TTTCTGGAAAGTGTTTTCATTATGACaatctttttttactttcaacatttattttaaatatttcgtCATTATTTTTTTGGTTAGAGAACACTTATTTGTAAATGGAGTCTTACCAGAACACATCCTCCAATACATTTACAGGTAAAGGATGGGGATGGAAAAGTATGAAAAGCCTTTCCTTCACAGAAGTGTCAggtggaactttttttttgtgtggtggaAGTATGGCATCTGTTTGGGGCTGAAGCAATTGTGAGCCAGAAGTTCCTCCAAATGCCTGCTGAAACAGGGGCAAAAAATGCAAGTATAAATTAactgatggggggaaaaaaagtcattttaccTTATTTACAATTTTGTTCCCATCACAGGGCATAAACAGCCTCTACCAGTTCTCTCTTTAATTACTTTGTTTACTTCGGTTATTTCATTAAATTGGACGGTAAATCCAAGTCGGTTATTTCATTAAATTGGACAGTAAATCCAAGTAAGGTCAGACACCTTTACAGCGAATAAAAACGTACAAACCGACAAGAGACACATCTTAAAAATGTAGCATCTAACACAGTTACAGAAGAAAGTAAGCAGTGTTCGTTCTTGACTTATCTGAAGTTTCTTacaattctgaaaaatattaaCAGTATCCATTATACTAACTTACAGGAGGTGTCCTGTACTGCTGAACAATGGCATTGTTATTCCGCAACACTGATGACACATGTGCTGTTACCAGCTGTGTTGCCATTTTTCTGATGAGGCTGCAACCAGAAGTGataataaactattttaaaaaaacagctaagTTACAGTTAATTCAGCaagagaaaataagttttaatgCACATCTAAAAGTATCTCTGGAAATCTGTAAACTCATATAGATAATGAAAATCAAGTCAGGCTTTCATGACACTCTAGGCATGATCTGAAAGCATGCATGCTAGCTGCAACTCACTGAAAACATACATTTCGACATACAGAGATACAAGactcttctttgctttttttaatactcagggaggagggagggaaattaACTCTACAGAGACCCCTACATTTTGTGAAAAGTGCCTAAAAGGCAGAAGGGACGGCAAAATTTCACCTGTTTCAATAAAGAGCACAGAGATTCAATTCAGAAGTCAGAATATTATCACAGAAAGTTTACTTCCAGTTCCCATTTCtcagtaatttttcttcattttgctgcagAATAAGAAAAAGCAATTGCACTTTTTGCATAGATTCACAACCCGTGTTGTAGGGCCATGAAATATTAGGAATTATTGAAGAATGAAGGAAATTGTTTGCAAGGATTGTTGcaatgaattactttttttttttagtttagatcAGACATGCACTTCTGAAGTGAATCTCCCCATTGTCACTCCTTACCATCCTCATTCATATCCCAGAATAGGTTTGATATGAACTAGATTCCTTTAGGATGAAACTAAGCCAAAATATTCACTGCAGGAGCATACTTAAGTCATTCCAACTTGTAACGGGCATTCGAATCACAGAACAGATTAGAAATCGTTCAAGTAAAACCTGACAATCCCCGTACAGTGGAGATATCAGATCCTCAGCACCCAACAGTTTTACTCTACATATGTGCTTCACAAGGCTACTATTTGCAGTACTGCAAACATAACCAAGAGATCAAGTAGATAAATCTGGTTTTAATACAAATACCTCATCAAAAACACATTCCAGCCTTGTTACATATGACAGACTGTTACAAAGATTCTTGCCAAATCCAATATTTTCCACTGTATCttaagaatatgtattttaattttttctttatcgAAGACTAGTAAGTTTCAAAAAGGCTTATTctaaaccattaaaaaaaccaaacaaactaaatttcagaaaatactgtatACAGGTATGAATGAAACAAGATCACACTGACATTGCCGTTACTTCTaatgtttaaaatttatttattttaaattttgctcCCAAAACACAACTTACAACTTCCTATCTCTATGTATTGGTACTTACTCTGAGCTATCACTCCCATCTTCTAGGAAAATGACAGTTAATCGATTTCCAGGAGGATACTCAAAACCATGTAATTTATACTTGGCATATATAGCTGATGCAGCAGTACTGTACTGAATCACGGCATACCCTACAAACACAGTGCACACAGTTTCAGTGTGATACAGGTAAATCCTAATAAACTACACTTATAAAAGCAATATGATTAAACTGCACATTAGTCATGGATGACACAAAATTTTTGAGTCTTTTTACCACACATTACATTACTTAATAGCAACATCAGTAGTTGTGAAGAAAACTTCAGTGGAATTAGCTAGTGACAGATCGGCTGTATTTATGCTCACTTGAAAAGCTGGTAATAAAGCAACACAAGTGAAAACATGTCTTCTTCCCTAACCCTAAATTAGAAACATAAAACATgtacagtttcattttaaaatgcaattatcCCATCAACATTGAATCTCAAGTACTGTAAAGTTACATTTTAACTCTCTCAATCATTTCCATTCCAAGCTTCTTGGAGAAGAGACCTCTTCCACATTTTTCTCAGCACAACAACAAAACTGAAACCAAAACAATCTTCCAAATACAAAACATGATTTGTTTTGGAATCATTTAATCCAGTTTACTCATGTCAGCTTctacacagagacacacacatagAATGCCCATTTCAAGATGAAAACTCAAAAGATCTGTTTAGAGAACATTTAAACTACACGTCTAAtaatttttgaaactttttctccatttattcTGCCCAAAACTATTAACTTAATTCGAACAAAAACACTTCTCATTGTTTTGATTCTGTCCTTCTTGAGACTCTATTACCTGAAAATAAAGGTATTTAAGGCTATGTGTAAACGGGttcaaacaaaactgaatttgggGGTTTATGCATCAATGACAGCAGCAACCATCGATTCATAAAACATTAATTCTTTCCAACAAGTGTACTGTATTTTGCAATGCAAATGAATTGCAGTACAATTAAAAGGCATTCCcttcatagaaagaaaaaaaaaaaaagctctttttgtaCTTTTACTTACCACTATTGGTATGAGGATCTCGCTGAACATCACAATACTCCAGTCCTGGAACTAGATCAAAGAGGGCAAACAGCTGCTCTTGGATAAAGGGAAGCCGTGATACCACCGACAGACGTTTGGAGACTGACTCTTGAATTCTGgtctcatttttttcaaaactacaAAACTCCGGCTGCCCACCTCAAGAatcaacataaaataaataattcaagtCATCACACTAGCATGCCTTcatcttatttatatttttcattcaaCTTTTAAAAGCAATCTAAGTCAATTACATATTAGAGGTAATTAATGTGTTTATTTCACCAATGCAGGTCACGTAATAACTGGCCAACTAGAGCAAAGCAAgccataaaaatacagaagttaaaTGCCTGGCTCATTTCTAACTCCAACATTCAATCTACTACTTAAGTGTTTACCTAAGCCTCCATTAGCTTCCCTTCTTCCAAACTGCATTCTTACTTTGTGACCATACTCAAGTCTACAAATCATTTTTAGTATAAAAAGCTGTGACTTACAAAATGGAAGTGTATTTCCTCTTGGTTCTTGCCTCGTGTTATTACTATAATAATCATGTTCAAAAGACTCAGATGACTTATTTTTAGGTTCAGCCAAAATAGCCCTGTAGCCTGAAAGAAACAACCACACATATAGCAACACCTCAACACATCTGAATTATCTGACTGGATCCACTTTCTCCAAGTACCGTATTTAGAAACATGTTATTCAGAAAACCCAGAAAGTGCTGGCCTTAGGAAAATAACTAATCTACAGCTCTTGAAGCCTGCCATAATAACTGCATTAAAGTTAACAACTACTCCTAGTCATGAGTTAAGCACAACAGAGCCAACTTGctgtgagagtgactgagcactgacacaggttgcccagagaggttgtggagtctccatccttggagatattcaaaacccctctggacatggtcctgggcaaccacaGTGCCCAggtgaccctgcctgagcagagGGGGTgggcaagatgacctccagaggtcccttccaacttcgaCCATTCTGCGATACTTGGGAGGATTCACAGATGCTCCAGAGGCAATCACCTGAACTTCCATGCTATAACAGCAGTTTGTGTGTTACGTACCGATCTAGGTTTTGCTTTTATGAAAGAAGTAGGTATTACTCTCAGGCTATCCAACTAATTTCATTTTAGCCTCATAACAAAAAGGCAATAAATTTAACTGCTAAGTAATCTCAGCCTCACATTCCTATGCAAGAATAGtcacaaatacaatttttgtagAATCATTTATGATAGATATGATGCAGAACCACCACATAcattactggaggaaaaaaaaccaaccaacaacacagaagaacaaaaaaaaaaaccaagactaACACACAACCAGACACACACTCCAAGTTGTTTCATATTTGTGATTAAGCAAACACTGAACAGGAGGTTAGACTAGAAGGCTGCTGTTAGGTTTCCCCAAAAGCCTTTCTTCTGCTGGATGAGCAAGCCCAGTTCCCTCCATCTCTCCTCACAAGTCATGTGCTTCAGCCCCTCACCACCTTGGTGCCCTTCCACTAGACTCGCTCAAATTCATTAACACCTTTTTGGTACTAGAGCATAAATGACAAATTGGTCTTGGTCATAAAGCATACAAAGTCTTTCATTCAGATTAATCATgacattaaatgaaaacaaacaaacaaaccacaaaacttcAATTAGGAtgaatttgttcttaaaaaactGTAATCACAACAGAATCCCTATGGattatcaaatatatttttatatataaattcatTTTATATCAAATACATTTGATGAAAAATGCATATTCCCAGGGATACACAGGCAAATCTCATTTTAATGCATGAACCCTACATTACAGGCCAATAATAATGCATGAACAAAAACTCCGTATCCATTTCCAAACTCTTTTCACTGATCTTACATGCAGTTTGGTCCTGCAAAAATGTAATCAGGTGACTGTTCTCAATGAATGTtaataataagatttttttatttgcaatagAACTTTGTCTCAAGATGTGTTTACATTATAAATAATTTGCCtgcaaacaaaactaaaaattaaagGTACATTAATGATGATATACGCTTATTGtgaaaaacttgaaataattcAGTCAGATTCTTACTTCGATCACACTCTTCAATTGCTCGGGCAGCTTGCGATGGTTTTAAATACCTCACATAGCCCAAACCTTTACTTTCTCCAGTAGTCTTGTTTTTAATAATGCTGCAATATTCAATGTCTCCATACATCTAGAACAATTAAAAAGCATATTAATTTACAATATTTGAAAATGCATTAAAGTTCCATGCGTTACGCCCTTCTGATAAATTAAGacaaaggcaattaaaataacaattaaCAAATAGCGAATCAGTACCTTAAACTTCTCTCGCAGATCTTCCTCTGTATAGGACTTCGGTATCATAACAAAGATTCGTGTAAGC from Accipiter gentilis chromosome 1, bAccGen1.1, whole genome shotgun sequence includes these protein-coding regions:
- the RBM45 gene encoding RNA-binding protein 45 isoform X2, producing the protein MLSPRRKGRCGRSPPAPEKSQRSPAAREPGGPAMEEGSGFRLSAECLDEPPNSRVFVVLGKDTGEALIRERFAPFGDIQNIWLLRDKRTNESRGIAFIKFARSSQACRAMEEMHGRSLVPDTKPIKVFIAQSRASGSHRDVEDEELTRIFVMIPKSYTEEDLREKFKMYGDIEYCSIIKNKTTGESKGLGYVRYLKPSQAARAIEECDRSYRAILAEPKNKSSESFEHDYYSNNTRQEPRGNTLPFCGQPEFCSFEKNETRIQESVSKRLSVVSRLPFIQEQLFALFDLVPGLEYCDVQRDPHTNSGYAVIQYSTAASAIYAKYKLHGFEYPPGNRLTVIFLEDGSDSSDLIRKMATQLVTAHVSSVLRNNNAIVQQYRTPPAFGGTSGSQLLQPQTDAILPPHKKKVPPDTSVKERLFILFHPHPLPVNVLEDVFCRFGHLIKVYLVAGKNVGYAKFADRASASDAITALHGKIVNGVRLKVRLADSPTEESNKRQRTY
- the RBM45 gene encoding RNA-binding protein 45 isoform X1; its protein translation is MLSPRRKGRCGRSPPAPEKSQRSPAAREPGGPAMEEGSGFRLSAECLDEPPNSRVFVVLGKDTGEALIRERFAPFGDIQNIWLLRDKRTNESRGIAFIKFARSSQACRAMEEMHGRSLVPDTKPIKVFIAQSRASGSHRDVEDEELTRIFVMIPKSYTEEDLREKFKMYGDIEYCSIIKNKTTGESKGLGYVRYLKPSQAARAIEECDRSYRAILAEPKNKSSESFEHDYYSNNTRQEPRGNTLPFCGQPEFCSFEKNETRIQESVSKRLSVVSRLPFIQEQLFALFDLVPGLEYCDVQRDPHTNSGYAVIQYSTAASAIYAKYKLHGFEYPPGNRLTVIFLEDGSDSSDLIRKMATQLVTAHVSSVLRNNNAIVQQYRTPPQAFGGTSGSQLLQPQTDAILPPHKKKVPPDTSVKERLFILFHPHPLPVNVLEDVFCRFGHLIKVYLVAGKNVGYAKFADRASASDAITALHGKIVNGVRLKVRLADSPTEESNKRQRTY